The DNA region CGTAGCCGGCGAAGAACCCCTGCAGGACGCGCAGGCCGAAGACGTGCCACGGGCGGGTGACCAGCCCGAACAGCACCATCGTGATGACGAAGCAGGCCAGGGAGCGCAGGACGAGGAACTTGTTGCCGTAGCGGTCGGCGACGCGGCCCCAGAGCGGAGCCAGCAGCGCCGTCATGCCGGGCGTGACGCCGAGGCTGAGCCCCGACCACAGGGCGATGTCGCCCGGGTCGCGCATGCCGAGTTGGCCGAAGTAGATCGGCAGGAACGGCATCACGAGCGTGAAGCCGGAGAAACCGATGAAGCAGGCCCCGGCGATGGCGAGCAGGTTGCGGTTCACGATGGGAGCCCGGGCCCCCGCGCCGACGCGGGGGCTGCAGGCGCGTGCGGTTCAGGCGTGCGCGGTCTGGGCCTGGTAGGCCGGCAGTTCGCAACGCGTCGGCTTGTCGGCGCGGTAGCCGAGCAGGTAGTCGGCCTGCATCAGCGCGTGGATCTCGCGCGTGCCCTCGTAGATCACGGCACCCTTGCAGTTGCGGTAGTAGCGGCCGACGGGATATTCGTCGGAGTAGCCGTTGGCCCCGTGGATCTGGACGGCATCGCCGGCGGCGCGCTCGGAAGCCACCGTCGACATCCACTTGGCCAGGCTCGTCTCCTTCGTGTTCCGGCGCCCGACGTTCTTGAGCCAGCCCGATCGCAGCCACAGCAGCCGCGACTGCTGGTAGTCGGCCTCCATGCGGGCGAGCATCTCCTTCACCAGTTGGTGCTGGCCGATCTCGACGCCGAACGTGTGGCGTTCCCTGGCGTACTTGACGCTGGCGTCACGGCACGCCCGTATCAAGCCGGTCGCGCCGGCAGCCACCGTATAGCGGCCCTGGTCGAGCGCGAACATGGCGATCTTGAAGCCCTCGCCCTCCCGTCCGAGCAGATTCTCGACGGGCACCTCCACCTCGTCCATCTTGAAGAACCCGGTGTTGCCCGCCAGGATGCCCCACTTGTGCGTCAGAGTGCCGCTCGAGAAGCCCTTGAACGCGCGCTCCACGATGAAGGCGCTGAGTCCGCTGGGGTCCTTGGCGCGCTTCTTCTCGAGGTCGCTCCAGGCGATGACCAGGAAGTGGTCGGCGACGTCGGCGAGAGAAATCCACATCTTCTCGCCCGACAGCACGTAGTGATCGCCCTTCTTCACGGCGACGGTCTGGATGCCGCGTGCGTCGCTGCCGGCCGCCGGCTCGGTGAGGCCGAAGGTCGCAATCTTCCGTCCCTGGGCTTGCGGCACGAGGTACTGCTGCTTCTGGGCCTCGGTACCCCATGTGAGCAGTGACAGGCTGTTGAGGCCGACGTGCACCGACAGGATCACGCGCAGCGACGTGTCGACGTACTCGAGCTCCTCGCTCGCCACGCCGAGGCTGATGTAGTCCATGCCGGCCCCGCCGTACTCGGTCGGGATGCACACGCCGAGGAGGCCGAGGTCGGCCATCTGCGGCAGGATGCGCGGGTCGAAGCGGTGGGCCCGGTCCAGTTCGGCGATGTGGGGCGCCACTTCGCGCGCTGCCCACTCGCGCACCGTCTGCTCGAGCAGCCGGTGCTCTTCGGTCAGGTCGAAATCGATCATGTCGGCACGTCCAGGAAACGAGGCCCCGGAAGCCCGCTGGTCAGGCCTCGTCGGGAGCGAGGCGGCATCGACGCCG from Luteitalea sp. TBR-22 includes:
- a CDS encoding acyl-CoA dehydrogenase family protein, yielding MIDFDLTEEHRLLEQTVREWAAREVAPHIAELDRAHRFDPRILPQMADLGLLGVCIPTEYGGAGMDYISLGVASEELEYVDTSLRVILSVHVGLNSLSLLTWGTEAQKQQYLVPQAQGRKIATFGLTEPAAGSDARGIQTVAVKKGDHYVLSGEKMWISLADVADHFLVIAWSDLEKKRAKDPSGLSAFIVERAFKGFSSGTLTHKWGILAGNTGFFKMDEVEVPVENLLGREGEGFKIAMFALDQGRYTVAAGATGLIRACRDASVKYARERHTFGVEIGQHQLVKEMLARMEADYQQSRLLWLRSGWLKNVGRRNTKETSLAKWMSTVASERAAGDAVQIHGANGYSDEYPVGRYYRNCKGAVIYEGTREIHALMQADYLLGYRADKPTRCELPAYQAQTAHA